The Oryzias melastigma strain HK-1 linkage group LG6, ASM292280v2, whole genome shotgun sequence genome includes a window with the following:
- the lg6h16orf87 gene encoding UPF0547 protein C16orf87 homolog, producing the protein MSTNKTKKVKMATKSCPECDQQIPVACKSCPCGYVFISRKLLNARLSDCSSPPIAGMLDFKRRRTERIRKERIDSTLTNDAENPRRPRANSQSDPTRRGRGRPKTVGQKKQEDEKEKQEKEVDVYAALSDEKAFVFSVALAEINRKILAQRLIL; encoded by the exons ATGtcgacaaacaaaacaaagaaggtCAAAATGGCTACGAAGTCCTGTCCAGAGTGCGACCAACAG ATCCCGGTGGCCTGTAAGTCCTGCCCATGCGGTTATGTCTTCATCAGCAGGAAGCTCCTCAACGCCAGGCTGAGCGACTGCTCCTCTCCGCCCATCGCAG GCATGTTGGACTTCAAACGCAGAAGGACGGAGAGAATTCGCAAAGAGAGGATTGACTCGACCTTAACTAATGACGCAGAAAACCCCAGACGACCCCGAGCAAACAGCCAGTCAGATCCCACCAGAAGGGGACGTGGCAGACCGAAAACAGTCGGGCAGAAGAAACAGGAAGACGAGAAAG agAAGCAGGAGAAGGAGGTGGACGTGTACGCCGCTCTGTCTGACGAGAAGGCCTTCGTGTTCTCCGTGGCTCTGGCCGAGATCAACCGGAAGATTCTGGCTCAGAGACTCATCCTGTAG